The following proteins are co-located in the Camelina sativa cultivar DH55 chromosome 12, Cs, whole genome shotgun sequence genome:
- the LOC104734083 gene encoding uncharacterized protein LOC104734083 has protein sequence MDILALFETHAGGENASRICCGLGFENSFRVDAVGQSGGLWLLWRSDNGEVTIIESSEQYIVATIQNGDELLNLVVVYTAPSVSRRSGLWDKLREVIEALEGPIVVGGDFNTIVRIDERSGGNGRLSPDSLEFGDWIQRLSLIDMGFLGNKFTWRRGRTENNFIAKRLDRVLCCAHSRLKWQDASVTHLPFLALDHAPLYLQLCPDVVRDASRRPFRFEAAWLKHPSFKDLLVASWDVQLKTPEALIALQVTLKKWNRDVFGDV, from the coding sequence ATGGATATCCTTGCTTTATTTGAAACGCATGCTGGAGGAGAGAATGCTAGTCGAATTTGTTGTGGTTTGGGATTTGAAAATTCGTTTAGGGTTGATGCTGTTGGGCAGAGTGGGGGTCTTTGGTTACTTTGGCGGTCTGATAATGGTGAAGTCACGATTATTGAGTCGTCCGAACAATATATAGTGGCGACAATACAAAATGGAGATGAGTTGTTGAACCTGGTTGTTGTCTACACGGCACCATCGGTAAGCAGAAGATCAGGTTTATGGGATAAGCTGCGAGAGGTTATTGAAGCTTTAGAAGGTCCTATAGTGGTTGGTGGAGACTTTAACACTATAGTCCGCATTGATGAGAGGTCAGGAGGGAATGGAAGATTATCTCCTGATTCCTTGGAGTTTGGAGATTGGATCCAAAGGTTATCTTTGATTGACATGGGGTTTCTAGGCAATAAGTTTACTTGGCGGAGAGGAAGAACTGAGAATAACTTTATTGCGAAGAGGTTGGATAGAGTATTGTGTTGTGCTCACTCTAGGTTGAAGTGGCAGGATGCTAGTGTGACACACTTACCCTTTCTAGCGTTGGATCATGCTCCGCTATATCTACAACTATGTCCTGATGTGGTGAGAGATGCTAGTCGACGACCCTTTCGGTTTGAAGCGGCGTGGCTGAAGCATCCTAGCTTTAAAGACCTTTTGGTTGCATCATGGGATGTTCAACTAAAAACACCAGAGGCCTTGATTGCATTACAGGTTACTCTTAAAAAGTGGAATCGTGatgtttttggagatgtttaG